From one Malus sylvestris chromosome 1, drMalSylv7.2, whole genome shotgun sequence genomic stretch:
- the LOC126619573 gene encoding GLABRA2 expression modulator-like produces the protein MDSPKPTAQDPNPKSAAEAPNGDANWASFVMGSQAQAQPTLTEAVSTPMGSGSKKSVHWSPELVSESHAAASDHSSHQGSNTYVAPSPTLSQSLSFKDSVETVRNVFGRWRKSVGEATKKAEDLAGNTWQHLKTSPSFADAAMGRIAQGTKVLAEGGYEKIFRSTFETTPGEQLQNSFACYLSTSAGPVMGVFYVSTAKLAYCSDNPISYKAESQTEWSYYKVVIPLHQLKAVNPSSSRSNSAEKYIQVISVDNHEFWFMGFLNYDGAVICLQEALQARNSFV, from the exons ATGGACTCGCCCAAGCCCACCGCCCAGGATCCGAACCCAAAGTCTGCAGCCGAAGCCCCGAATGGCGATGCGAACTGGGCGAGCTTCGTGATGGGCTCGCAGGCTCAGGCTCAGCCGACTCTGACGGAGGCGGTCTCCACTCCCATGGGTTCTGGGTCGAAGAAATCGGTTCATTGGAGCCCGGAATTGGTGTCCGAGTCGCACGCTGCCGCGTCGGATCATTCTTCCCATCAGGGATCCAATACATACGTGGCTCCCTCCCCTACGCTCTCACAATCTCTCTCATTCAAAG ATTCGGTGGAGACTGTGCGGAACGTGTTTGGGAGGTGGAGGAAGTCGGTGGGGGAAGCTACGAAGAAGGCGGAGGATCTCGCCGGAAACACGTGGCAGCACT TAAAAACAAGCCCCAGTTTTGCTGATGCTGCCATGGGAAGAATTGCACAAGGAACAAAGGTTCTAGCAGAAGGTGGTTACGAGAAGATCTTTCGATCAACCTTTGAGACAACTCCCGGGGAGCAACTTCAAAATTCATTTGCATGTTACTTGTCCACATCAGCTGGTCCAGTCATGGGAGTTTTCTATGTTTCTACTGCAAAGCTTGCCTATTGCAGTGATAATCCCATTTCATACAAAGCTGAGAGCCAAACTGAATGGAGCTATTACAAG GTGGTTATCCCGTTACATCAGCTTAAAGCAGTCAATCCATCGTCAAGCAGATCGAACTCTGCCGAAAAGTACATTCAGGTTATCTCCGTTGATAACCATGAGTTCTGGTTTATGGGGTTCTTAAATTATGATGGTGCCGTCATTTGCCTACAAGAAGCTCTCCAAGCTCGGAACTCATTTGTTTGA
- the LOC126619582 gene encoding putative B3 domain-containing protein At4g03170, with the protein MKYKVLSQNGLYSYARTKRKAPRIEVDEAPLPQGAISGPSAPQEAIEGASPRGRRLPGEPQLQVIQGLFYGKYAPPDLPPVPSLRSLIQVHSKPFEKQLTSSDVRDDQSRLSMCKKDVENHIFPLLKDDEDPNRGIPVTTYDMGGNKYPMVFKTWVSKTHVLTGGWKSFCHDRGLVEKIDFVTVWVFRNVVNGSLCFAINSRRFPALSEAIKKRRRQN; encoded by the coding sequence ATGAAATACAAAGTTCTTTCTCAAAATGGGTTGTATTCGTATGCAAGAACCAAGAGAAAAGCACCACGAATCGAAGTGGATGAAGCCCCGCTACCCCAAGGAGCCATTAGTGGTCCTTCTGCACCCCAAGAAGCCATTGAGGGTGCTTCTCCACGAGGACGACGCTTGCCGGGAGAACCACAATTACAAGTAATTCAAGGCTTGTTCTATGGAAAATATGCCCCTCCTGATCTCCCACCAGTCCCAAGTCTACGGTCCTTAATTCAAGTTCACAGCAAGCCTTTTGAGAAACAACTGACAAGTAGTGATGTGAGGGATGACCAATCTAGGCTTTCGATGTGCAAAAAAGATGTCGAAAATCACATCTTCCCGCTGTTGAAGGACGACGAAGACCCTAACCGAGGCATTCCTGTAACAACTTATGACATGGGCGGTAATAAATACCCTATGGTGTTCAAAACTTGGGTGTCCAAGACTCATGTCCTCACTGGAGGTTGGAAAAGTTTTTGTCATGATCGCGGATTGGTTGAGAAGATTGATTTTGTGACGGTGTGGGTTTTTCGGAATGTGGTGAATGGAAGCCTTTGCTTTGCCATCAATTCAAGAAGGTTTCCGGCCTTGTCTGAAGCcatcaagaaaagaagaaggcaGAACTGA